Proteins encoded within one genomic window of Etheostoma cragini isolate CJK2018 chromosome 21, CSU_Ecrag_1.0, whole genome shotgun sequence:
- the si:ch211-136m16.8 gene encoding claspin isoform X2: protein MDPDSVFTRVERTFWTAWYYITGAVNRFIRPEPVDIASNDIQAIQGSAVDSEPVKSADADGDVGRRGVDEEQPLATSSLISSSRPLVAGEVCTTEINLRPDEESVEYTIQPNRISESKATEEGEGTREEQFARARNDDDGLLVAKEDKQDDKEDNGDQKLPRQDETPENEHTNTRSQRLTDDAMCEDMEESERNAGNEEVSMTVDDHQKMDEIIPVKEEDDKMQHDHKPDLVAEDIEVQLCTIKDFSIKEEDDMHIKGAKLQRNEADTAVTHEEEEYTDSVQQLASQNEKKSEAAKRVENQLSLCKELSDEGRRFRGDPGFTSLHVELQTTYDKSGSVSEEEVIVVEQEHLMEDEGAVIEEENSNGAATNQTKDEAPEQEGDIRTVTEDREEEQNLVEHEVTQNAETEPHTAEFSDGEQGVVAKDAKVQTTTREADVETESPGTVIEERSDGTEAHISIEERLSSKVHNKENIMEIGCMSTSATKKTEGEAGQEMTEKLKNIPLGLGEGRVVVSPELNSPTCEETEEGVPEYNNEPGPGENATQRFLEEGDCEEIQGSQLPEEVESKEPESLQNSGFSTGADYLLVREQMEEKQESPRDIKGSFETGLPQESEKPLVEVVIQESGHLFVEEEGELLVDLMKTGIEHLRFESDVGLPDESVKAQDGPEGLLVEFEIDKELHDSNIADAAGDGSELPGDETTKGEVGFADETFLEVKEQKMTVTRFFQESVDAVDSELNCNMTPSSLVDITKSELLKQLDETEPELREDVEMQDAGIHMEEDAAEDEKQNKNEMAFLHLQVAGMADSESYRPVESLHTEIQLSDEAWEISNEEVLTEAAGESKTVESKPKDLTSSTEEVAKHVTESEASCAEETVCSISGYQDVIDEEILDLWLQTALSEDTGGIKHQEGPEPRRQMEPLNQEQDEISSVQPEKDEEQFLELNSKESELVSDTEKSSSTVESGFLDQSLCEWGIHNSETQLLKTSSAVSLPGIYNMLANMSESANIPELSPQDFTSGSLDKVMEKVAETAQSYLKEEDFIRERGFHLDTAVASPEARHLNQELQEKTEEVDTQTGSEKEVDAEVTDWTDTKEAEFKPMTEMTMRMFRGEKPKAEDEPLEITLSDSLDQIKHIESGQPRSSSESLFEEEIVLTHSGLQGDTCTESKSKLPSLDKPQPGWSEDIAESFPGLNTMEVAEQPTTESKDLMEVDTAALDFSAQRSRISVKNPRVRPPKDPRSLLHKPSVDPTPSSHLSAKVLAGVPLRGLGIGIKLPGLGAGFPVLKKTQRVVSDENSPETLSQETKPEEKSDSPKQDEAQPKPKWMTPRHPGFGNPLMSELKTKLKKTTKE from the exons ATGGACCCCGACAGTGTCTTCACCAGAGTGGAGAGGACTTTCTGGACAGCTTGG TACTATATAACCGGAGCTGTGAACAGATTCATCAGGCCAGAGCCCGTTGACATCGCCAGCAATGACATACAGGCCATCCAGGGATCTGCGGTTGACAGTGAGCCCGTTAAGTCTGCTGATGCAGATGGTGATGTTGGCAGAAGAGGGGTCGATGAGGAACAGCCTCTTGCAACATCCTCTCTGATTAGCTCATCTCGGCCACTTGTTGCCGGGGAAGTTTGCACCACAGAAATCAACTTAAGGCCTGATGAAGAAAGCGTGGAGTACACAATCCAGCCGAACAGAATCAGTGAGAGCAAAGCAACTGAGGAAGGTGAGGGCACAAGAGAGGAGCAGTTTGCCCGAGCGAGAAATGACGATGATGGACTGCTGGTTGCAAAGGAAGACAAACAAGATGACAAAGAAGACAATGGAGATCAGAAATTGCCCAGACAAGATGAGACGCCGGAGAATGAACATACGAACACCAGGTCACAAAGACTTACAGATGATGCAATGTGTGAAGACATGgaggaaagtgaaagaaatgctGGTAATGAGGAGGTGTCAATGACAGTGGATGATCATCAAAAAATGGATGAAATCATCCCAGTGAAGGAAGAAGATGATAAAATGCAGCATGATCATAAACCAGATTTGGTGGCGGAAGACATTGAGGTGCAACTGTGCACAATCAAAGATTTTAGTATAAAAGAAGAGGATGACATGCACATTAAAGGGGCAAAGTTGCAGAGGAATGAGGCAGATACAGCGGTGACGCATGAGGAAGAAGAATACACTGATAGTGTGCAACAGCTGGCCtctcaaaatgagaaaaagtctgaagcagcaaaacgagTTGAAAATCAGCTGTCGCTCTGTAAAGAGTTGTCAGACGAAGGTAGACGTTTTAGGGGAGACCCGGGCTTTACTTCACTGCATGTTGAATTACAAACAACCTATGACAAAAGTGGCAGTGTTTCTGAGGAGGAAGTAATTGTTGTCGAGCAAGAGCATCTGAT ggaggatgagggtgCTGTCATTGAGGAAGAAAATAGCAATGGTGCTGCAACCAACCAGACAAAAGATGAGGCGCCAGAGCAGGAAGGCGATATCAGAACAGTTAcagaagacagagaagaagaacagaatTTAGTTGAACATGAAGTGACACAGAATGCTGAAACAGAGCCCCACACAGCTGAATTTTCAGATGGAGAACAAGGGGTTGTGGCTAAGGATGCCAAAGTGCAAACTACAACGAGAGAGGCTGATGTTGAGACAGAAAGTCCCGGCACCGTGATCGAAGAAAGGTCTGATGGGACAGAGGCTCACATTTCCATAGAGGAGAGGCTTTCCAGCAAAGTCCataacaaagaaaatatcaTGGAAATAGGATGTATGTCCACCTCggctacaaaaaaaactgaaggcGAGGCTGGACAGGAAATGACTGAAAAGCTTAAAAATATTCCCCTGGGGTTAGGTGAAGGCCGGGTTGTTGTGTCGCCGGAGCTAAACTCTCCAACATGTGAGGAAACAGAAGAGGGAGTTCCTGAATACAACAATGAGCCTGGTCCTGGGGAAAACGCAACACAAAGGTTCCTGGAAGAAGGAGATTGCGAGGAAATCCAGGGAAGCCAATTACCAGAAGAGGTGGAGAGCAAAGAGCCAGAGAGCCTTCAAAACAGTGGGTTTAGCACCGGAGCTGACTATTTACTAGTGAGGGAGCAGATGGAAGAGAAACAAGAAAGTCCACGAGATATTAAGGGTAGCTTTGAAACTGGATTGCCACAAGAATCAGAGAAACCACTTGTTGAAGTAGTTATTCAAGAATCAGGACATTTATTTGTGGAAGAGGAAGGAGAATTGCTGGTTGACTTAATGAAGACGGGGATTGAACACTTGAGATTTGAGTCCGACGTCGGCTTACCAGACGAGAGCGTCAAGGCACAAGATGGGCCTGAAGGGCTTTTGGTTGAATTTGAAATAGACAAAGAGCTACATGATTCCAACATAGCTGATGCTGCTGGAGATGGCAGTGAGTTGCCAGGAGATGAAACAACAAAGGGAGAGGTTGGATTTGCTGATGAAACTTTCCTTGAGGTCAAAGAACAGAAGATGACAGTGACTAGGTTCTTTCAGGAATCTGTTGATGCCGTAGACTCTGAGCTAAACTGCAACATGACTCCTAGTTCCTTGGTAGACATTACTAAATCTGAACTCCTAAAACAGTTGGATGAGACTGAGCCTGAATTACGTGAAGATGTGGAAATGCAAGATGCAGGGATACATATGGAGGAGGATGCAGCAGAAGATGAAAAGCAGAACAAAAATGAGATGGCGTTTTTACATCTGCAGGTAGCAGGAATGGCAGACTCAGAATCGTATAGACCAGTTGAGTCACTGCACACGGAAATTCAACTATCAGACGAAGCATGGGAGATAAGCAATGAGGAGGTTTTAACTGAAGCAGCAGGTGAATCAAAGACAGTTGAGTCCAAACCGAAAGATTTGACTTCATCAACAGAAGAAGTGGCAAAGCATGTGACAGAATCTGAGGCGAGTTGTGCCGAAGAAACCGTTTGCTCCATTAGTGGCTATCAGGATGTGATCGATGAAGAAATCCTCGACTTGTGGCTACAGACAGCGTTGTCGGAGGACACTGGTGGAATAAAACACCAAGAAGGGCCAGAGCCTAGACGCCAAATGGAGCCATTGAATCAGGAACAAGATGAAATATCATCAGTGCAGCCAGAGAAGGATGAAGAGCAGTTTCTTGAATTAAATTCAAAAGAATCTGAGTTAGTGAGTGACACAGAAAAGTCTTCATCAACAGTAGAGTCTGGATTTTTGGACCAGTCTCTCTGTGAATGGGGCATACACAACAGTGAAACTCAGCTACTGAAAACAAGTAGCGCTGTGTCATTACCAGGCATATATAACATGTTGGCTAATATGTCCGAATCAGCAAATATCCCTGAATTGTCTCCACAAGATTTTACCTCTGGATCTCTAGATAAAGTCATGGAGAAAGTAGCTGAGACAGCGCAATCATACCTGAAAGAGGAGGATTTCATCCGTGAGAGAGGATTTCACCTTGATACAGCCGTTGCGTCACCAGAGGCCAGACATCTGAATCAGGAATtgcaagaaaaaacagaagaagtgGACACTCAAACTGGATCAGAGAAAGAGGTTGATGCTGAGGTAACTGATTGGACAGACACTAAAGAAGCAGAGTTTAAGCCAATGACAGAAATGACCATGAGAATGTTCAGAGGTGAGAAGCCAAAAGCAGAAGATGAGCCTCTTGAGATAACTTTGTCTGACTCTCTAGATCAAATCAAACACATTGAATCAGGACAACCTAGAAGCAGCTCCGAGTCTTTGTTTGAGGAGGAAATAGTTTTGACACACTCTGGTTTACAAGGCGACACCTGCACTGAATCCAAGAGCAAGTTGCCCTCCCTGGACAAACCACAGCCTGGATGGTCAGAAGATATTGCTGAATCATTTCCTGGGCTGAACACGATGGAGGTGGCAGAACAGCCAACAACAGAGTCTAAAGATCTGATGGAG GTGGACACTGCTGCACTTGACTTTTCTGCGCAAAGGTCAAGAATATCTGTTAAAAACCCTCGTGTAAGACCACCCAAAGATCCCCGCTCCCTTCTACATAAGCCCTCAGTGGATCCCACACCCTCTTCACATCTGTCAGCCAAAGTCCTTGCAGGTGTGCCACTGAGAGGCTTGGGCATTGGAATCAAACTGCCTG GGCTTGGTGCaggttttcctgttttaaaaaagacacaacGGGTTGTGAGCGATGAAAATAGTCCAGAAACCCTCTCACAG GAGACAAAACCAGAGGAGAAGAGTGACTCTCCCAAACAAGACGAGGCACAACCTAAACCCAAATGGATGACACCAAGACATCCAGG ATTTGGAAATCCACTTATGTCCGAGCTGAAGACCAAACTGAAGAAAACCACAAAAGAGTGA
- the si:ch211-136m16.8 gene encoding claspin isoform X1, whose product MDPDSVFTRVERTFWTAWYYITGAVNRFIRPEPVDIASNDIQAIQGSAVDSEPVKSADADGDVGRRGVDEEQPLATSSLISSSRPLVAGEVCTTEINLRPDEESVEYTIQPNRISESKATEEGEGTREEQFARARNDDDGLLVAKEDKQDDKEDNGDQKLPRQDETPENEHTNTRSQRLTDDAMCEDMEESERNAGNEEVSMTVDDHQKMDEIIPVKEEDDKMQHDHKPDLVAEDIEVQLCTIKDFSIKEEDDMHIKGAKLQRNEADTAVTHEEEEYTDSVQQLASQNEKKSEAAKRVENQLSLCKELSDEGRRFRGDPGFTSLHVELQTTYDKSGSVSEEEVIVVEQEHLMTHRSGRGVKEEDEGAVIEEENSNGAATNQTKDEAPEQEGDIRTVTEDREEEQNLVEHEVTQNAETEPHTAEFSDGEQGVVAKDAKVQTTTREADVETESPGTVIEERSDGTEAHISIEERLSSKVHNKENIMEIGCMSTSATKKTEGEAGQEMTEKLKNIPLGLGEGRVVVSPELNSPTCEETEEGVPEYNNEPGPGENATQRFLEEGDCEEIQGSQLPEEVESKEPESLQNSGFSTGADYLLVREQMEEKQESPRDIKGSFETGLPQESEKPLVEVVIQESGHLFVEEEGELLVDLMKTGIEHLRFESDVGLPDESVKAQDGPEGLLVEFEIDKELHDSNIADAAGDGSELPGDETTKGEVGFADETFLEVKEQKMTVTRFFQESVDAVDSELNCNMTPSSLVDITKSELLKQLDETEPELREDVEMQDAGIHMEEDAAEDEKQNKNEMAFLHLQVAGMADSESYRPVESLHTEIQLSDEAWEISNEEVLTEAAGESKTVESKPKDLTSSTEEVAKHVTESEASCAEETVCSISGYQDVIDEEILDLWLQTALSEDTGGIKHQEGPEPRRQMEPLNQEQDEISSVQPEKDEEQFLELNSKESELVSDTEKSSSTVESGFLDQSLCEWGIHNSETQLLKTSSAVSLPGIYNMLANMSESANIPELSPQDFTSGSLDKVMEKVAETAQSYLKEEDFIRERGFHLDTAVASPEARHLNQELQEKTEEVDTQTGSEKEVDAEVTDWTDTKEAEFKPMTEMTMRMFRGEKPKAEDEPLEITLSDSLDQIKHIESGQPRSSSESLFEEEIVLTHSGLQGDTCTESKSKLPSLDKPQPGWSEDIAESFPGLNTMEVAEQPTTESKDLMEVDTAALDFSAQRSRISVKNPRVRPPKDPRSLLHKPSVDPTPSSHLSAKVLAGVPLRGLGIGIKLPGLGAGFPVLKKTQRVVSDENSPETLSQETKPEEKSDSPKQDEAQPKPKWMTPRHPGFGNPLMSELKTKLKKTTKE is encoded by the exons ATGGACCCCGACAGTGTCTTCACCAGAGTGGAGAGGACTTTCTGGACAGCTTGG TACTATATAACCGGAGCTGTGAACAGATTCATCAGGCCAGAGCCCGTTGACATCGCCAGCAATGACATACAGGCCATCCAGGGATCTGCGGTTGACAGTGAGCCCGTTAAGTCTGCTGATGCAGATGGTGATGTTGGCAGAAGAGGGGTCGATGAGGAACAGCCTCTTGCAACATCCTCTCTGATTAGCTCATCTCGGCCACTTGTTGCCGGGGAAGTTTGCACCACAGAAATCAACTTAAGGCCTGATGAAGAAAGCGTGGAGTACACAATCCAGCCGAACAGAATCAGTGAGAGCAAAGCAACTGAGGAAGGTGAGGGCACAAGAGAGGAGCAGTTTGCCCGAGCGAGAAATGACGATGATGGACTGCTGGTTGCAAAGGAAGACAAACAAGATGACAAAGAAGACAATGGAGATCAGAAATTGCCCAGACAAGATGAGACGCCGGAGAATGAACATACGAACACCAGGTCACAAAGACTTACAGATGATGCAATGTGTGAAGACATGgaggaaagtgaaagaaatgctGGTAATGAGGAGGTGTCAATGACAGTGGATGATCATCAAAAAATGGATGAAATCATCCCAGTGAAGGAAGAAGATGATAAAATGCAGCATGATCATAAACCAGATTTGGTGGCGGAAGACATTGAGGTGCAACTGTGCACAATCAAAGATTTTAGTATAAAAGAAGAGGATGACATGCACATTAAAGGGGCAAAGTTGCAGAGGAATGAGGCAGATACAGCGGTGACGCATGAGGAAGAAGAATACACTGATAGTGTGCAACAGCTGGCCtctcaaaatgagaaaaagtctgaagcagcaaaacgagTTGAAAATCAGCTGTCGCTCTGTAAAGAGTTGTCAGACGAAGGTAGACGTTTTAGGGGAGACCCGGGCTTTACTTCACTGCATGTTGAATTACAAACAACCTATGACAAAAGTGGCAGTGTTTCTGAGGAGGAAGTAATTGTTGTCGAGCAAGAGCATCTGATGACTCATAGAAGTGGAAGAGGTGtgaaagaggaggatgagggtgCTGTCATTGAGGAAGAAAATAGCAATGGTGCTGCAACCAACCAGACAAAAGATGAGGCGCCAGAGCAGGAAGGCGATATCAGAACAGTTAcagaagacagagaagaagaacagaatTTAGTTGAACATGAAGTGACACAGAATGCTGAAACAGAGCCCCACACAGCTGAATTTTCAGATGGAGAACAAGGGGTTGTGGCTAAGGATGCCAAAGTGCAAACTACAACGAGAGAGGCTGATGTTGAGACAGAAAGTCCCGGCACCGTGATCGAAGAAAGGTCTGATGGGACAGAGGCTCACATTTCCATAGAGGAGAGGCTTTCCAGCAAAGTCCataacaaagaaaatatcaTGGAAATAGGATGTATGTCCACCTCggctacaaaaaaaactgaaggcGAGGCTGGACAGGAAATGACTGAAAAGCTTAAAAATATTCCCCTGGGGTTAGGTGAAGGCCGGGTTGTTGTGTCGCCGGAGCTAAACTCTCCAACATGTGAGGAAACAGAAGAGGGAGTTCCTGAATACAACAATGAGCCTGGTCCTGGGGAAAACGCAACACAAAGGTTCCTGGAAGAAGGAGATTGCGAGGAAATCCAGGGAAGCCAATTACCAGAAGAGGTGGAGAGCAAAGAGCCAGAGAGCCTTCAAAACAGTGGGTTTAGCACCGGAGCTGACTATTTACTAGTGAGGGAGCAGATGGAAGAGAAACAAGAAAGTCCACGAGATATTAAGGGTAGCTTTGAAACTGGATTGCCACAAGAATCAGAGAAACCACTTGTTGAAGTAGTTATTCAAGAATCAGGACATTTATTTGTGGAAGAGGAAGGAGAATTGCTGGTTGACTTAATGAAGACGGGGATTGAACACTTGAGATTTGAGTCCGACGTCGGCTTACCAGACGAGAGCGTCAAGGCACAAGATGGGCCTGAAGGGCTTTTGGTTGAATTTGAAATAGACAAAGAGCTACATGATTCCAACATAGCTGATGCTGCTGGAGATGGCAGTGAGTTGCCAGGAGATGAAACAACAAAGGGAGAGGTTGGATTTGCTGATGAAACTTTCCTTGAGGTCAAAGAACAGAAGATGACAGTGACTAGGTTCTTTCAGGAATCTGTTGATGCCGTAGACTCTGAGCTAAACTGCAACATGACTCCTAGTTCCTTGGTAGACATTACTAAATCTGAACTCCTAAAACAGTTGGATGAGACTGAGCCTGAATTACGTGAAGATGTGGAAATGCAAGATGCAGGGATACATATGGAGGAGGATGCAGCAGAAGATGAAAAGCAGAACAAAAATGAGATGGCGTTTTTACATCTGCAGGTAGCAGGAATGGCAGACTCAGAATCGTATAGACCAGTTGAGTCACTGCACACGGAAATTCAACTATCAGACGAAGCATGGGAGATAAGCAATGAGGAGGTTTTAACTGAAGCAGCAGGTGAATCAAAGACAGTTGAGTCCAAACCGAAAGATTTGACTTCATCAACAGAAGAAGTGGCAAAGCATGTGACAGAATCTGAGGCGAGTTGTGCCGAAGAAACCGTTTGCTCCATTAGTGGCTATCAGGATGTGATCGATGAAGAAATCCTCGACTTGTGGCTACAGACAGCGTTGTCGGAGGACACTGGTGGAATAAAACACCAAGAAGGGCCAGAGCCTAGACGCCAAATGGAGCCATTGAATCAGGAACAAGATGAAATATCATCAGTGCAGCCAGAGAAGGATGAAGAGCAGTTTCTTGAATTAAATTCAAAAGAATCTGAGTTAGTGAGTGACACAGAAAAGTCTTCATCAACAGTAGAGTCTGGATTTTTGGACCAGTCTCTCTGTGAATGGGGCATACACAACAGTGAAACTCAGCTACTGAAAACAAGTAGCGCTGTGTCATTACCAGGCATATATAACATGTTGGCTAATATGTCCGAATCAGCAAATATCCCTGAATTGTCTCCACAAGATTTTACCTCTGGATCTCTAGATAAAGTCATGGAGAAAGTAGCTGAGACAGCGCAATCATACCTGAAAGAGGAGGATTTCATCCGTGAGAGAGGATTTCACCTTGATACAGCCGTTGCGTCACCAGAGGCCAGACATCTGAATCAGGAATtgcaagaaaaaacagaagaagtgGACACTCAAACTGGATCAGAGAAAGAGGTTGATGCTGAGGTAACTGATTGGACAGACACTAAAGAAGCAGAGTTTAAGCCAATGACAGAAATGACCATGAGAATGTTCAGAGGTGAGAAGCCAAAAGCAGAAGATGAGCCTCTTGAGATAACTTTGTCTGACTCTCTAGATCAAATCAAACACATTGAATCAGGACAACCTAGAAGCAGCTCCGAGTCTTTGTTTGAGGAGGAAATAGTTTTGACACACTCTGGTTTACAAGGCGACACCTGCACTGAATCCAAGAGCAAGTTGCCCTCCCTGGACAAACCACAGCCTGGATGGTCAGAAGATATTGCTGAATCATTTCCTGGGCTGAACACGATGGAGGTGGCAGAACAGCCAACAACAGAGTCTAAAGATCTGATGGAG GTGGACACTGCTGCACTTGACTTTTCTGCGCAAAGGTCAAGAATATCTGTTAAAAACCCTCGTGTAAGACCACCCAAAGATCCCCGCTCCCTTCTACATAAGCCCTCAGTGGATCCCACACCCTCTTCACATCTGTCAGCCAAAGTCCTTGCAGGTGTGCCACTGAGAGGCTTGGGCATTGGAATCAAACTGCCTG GGCTTGGTGCaggttttcctgttttaaaaaagacacaacGGGTTGTGAGCGATGAAAATAGTCCAGAAACCCTCTCACAG GAGACAAAACCAGAGGAGAAGAGTGACTCTCCCAAACAAGACGAGGCACAACCTAAACCCAAATGGATGACACCAAGACATCCAGG ATTTGGAAATCCACTTATGTCCGAGCTGAAGACCAAACTGAAGAAAACCACAAAAGAGTGA